A genomic stretch from Juglans microcarpa x Juglans regia isolate MS1-56 chromosome 3S, Jm3101_v1.0, whole genome shotgun sequence includes:
- the LOC121257768 gene encoding aminotransferase ALD1 homolog isoform X1 — protein sequence MWISSILAVTHLHLKQESQKGLSEAEIVKHKMYNFSACSSLSFAIVLQPRMVQASLKAKRDGVGMNTCCTGYRTKVPRNVNMENLQNGYLFSEISRCKLQHIEKFPNSKLISLGVGDTTEPLPDIIASSMAEYALALSTPEGYRGYGPEQGYEALRKAIAESFYKDVSVKDTEIFVTDGSQCDITRLQLVLGANVTIAVQDPSYPVYQDSSIIIGQAGNYKDEALKCRNIEYMRCSPQNNFFPDLDTTSRADIIFFCSPNNPTGHAATRKQLEKLVEFARNNGSIIIFDSAYASYIMDDSPRSIFEIPGAREVAIEVSSFSKLAGFTGVRLGWTVVPEELLFSNGFPVRNDFDRIVCTCFSGASNIAQAGGLACLSSEGLKATESMVQYYMENARILVDTFTSLGLEVYGGANAPYVWVRFPGSKSWDVFSEILEKTHIITAPGSGFGTGGEEFLRISAYGNRRCILEASRRLGNFFS from the exons ATGTGGATCTCTAGCATACTTGCAGTTACTCATCTACATTTGAAACAAGAATCTCAAAAGGGTTTGTCTGAAGCAGAAATAGTTAAACACAAAATGTATAACTTTTCAGCTTGCAGTTCTTTGTCCTTTGCAATTGTATTGCAGCCTAGGATGGTCCAGGCCAG CCTGAAGGCCAAAAGGGATGGAGTTGGTATGAACACATGTTGTACTG GTTACCGGACAAAGGTACCCCGAAACGTGAACATGGAAAATTTGCAAAATGGATATTTGTTCTCTGAG ATTTCCAGGTGCAAGCTTCAACACATTGAGAAGTTCCCAAATTCAAAATTGATCAGCCTCGGAGTTGGTGATACCACAGAGCCTCTACCAGACATCATAGCATCAAGCATGGCAGAA TATGCACTAGCCCTTTCAACGCCTGAAGGTTACAGAGGGTATGGACCTGAGCAAGGCTACGAG GCATTGAGGAAGGCTATTGCTGAATCATTCTACAAAGATGTATCCGTAAAAGATACAGAAATTTTTGTGACGGATGGCTCACAGTGTGATATTACTCGTCTGCAG CTGGTTCTCGGTGCAAATGTGACAATAGCTGTACAGGACCCCTCTTATCCG GTTTATCAAGATTCAAGTATCATAATTGGTCAGGCTGGAAATTACAAAGATGAAGCTTTGAAGTGTAGGAACATTGAATACATGAGATGTTCTCCTCAAAATAACTTCTTTCCTGACTTGGATACAACGTCAAGAGCAGACATTATCTTCTTTTGCTCTCCGAACAATCCTACTGGTCATGCGGCAACACGAAAGCAGTTAGAGAAACTTGTGGAATTTGCAAGGAATAATGGTTCGATTATCATTTTTGATTCTGCCTATGCATCGTATATTATGGATGATAGTCCTCGGTCAATCTTTGAAATTCCTGGTGCCAGAGAG GTTGCAATTGAAGTTTCGTCTTTCTCCAAGTTGGCTGGGTTCACGGGTGTCCGTCTTGGTTGGACAGTGGTCCCTGAAGAACTCTTATTCTCAAATGGATTTCCTGTCAGAAATGACTTTGATCGCATTGTGTGCACTTGCTTTAGTGGAGCCTCCAATATAGCTCAGGCTGGTGGACTGGCCTGTCTATCCTCGGAGGGTCTGAAG GCTACAGAGTCCATGGTTCAGTACTACATGGAGAATGCAAGGATTCTGGTTGACACTTTCACTTCTCTGGGTTTAGAGGTATATGGAGGTGCAAATGCCCCTTATGTGTGGGTGCGTTTTCCTGGCTCAAAATCTTGGGATGTATTTTCTGAGATTCTTGAGAAGACTCACATAATCACAGCTCCAGGTTCCGGATTCGGAACAGGAGGTGAAGAGTTCCTAAGAATCAGTGCTTATGGCAACAGAAGGTGTATCCTTGAGGCCTCGCGGAGGCTCGGGAACTTTTTCTCCTAA
- the LOC121257768 gene encoding aminotransferase ALD1 homolog isoform X3, producing the protein MWISSILAVTHLHLKQESQKGLSEAEIVKHKMYNFSACSSLSFAIVLQPRMVQASLKAKRDGVGYRTKVPRNVNMENLQNGYLFSEISRCKLQHIEKFPNSKLISLGVGDTTEPLPDIIASSMAEYALALSTPEGYRGYGPEQGYEALRKAIAESFYKDVSVKDTEIFVTDGSQCDITRLQLVLGANVTIAVQDPSYPVYQDSSIIIGQAGNYKDEALKCRNIEYMRCSPQNNFFPDLDTTSRADIIFFCSPNNPTGHAATRKQLEKLVEFARNNGSIIIFDSAYASYIMDDSPRSIFEIPGAREVAIEVSSFSKLAGFTGVRLGWTVVPEELLFSNGFPVRNDFDRIVCTCFSGASNIAQAGGLACLSSEGLKATESMVQYYMENARILVDTFTSLGLEVYGGANAPYVWVRFPGSKSWDVFSEILEKTHIITAPGSGFGTGGEEFLRISAYGNRRCILEASRRLGNFFS; encoded by the exons ATGTGGATCTCTAGCATACTTGCAGTTACTCATCTACATTTGAAACAAGAATCTCAAAAGGGTTTGTCTGAAGCAGAAATAGTTAAACACAAAATGTATAACTTTTCAGCTTGCAGTTCTTTGTCCTTTGCAATTGTATTGCAGCCTAGGATGGTCCAGGCCAG CCTGAAGGCCAAAAGGGATGGAGTTG GTTACCGGACAAAGGTACCCCGAAACGTGAACATGGAAAATTTGCAAAATGGATATTTGTTCTCTGAG ATTTCCAGGTGCAAGCTTCAACACATTGAGAAGTTCCCAAATTCAAAATTGATCAGCCTCGGAGTTGGTGATACCACAGAGCCTCTACCAGACATCATAGCATCAAGCATGGCAGAA TATGCACTAGCCCTTTCAACGCCTGAAGGTTACAGAGGGTATGGACCTGAGCAAGGCTACGAG GCATTGAGGAAGGCTATTGCTGAATCATTCTACAAAGATGTATCCGTAAAAGATACAGAAATTTTTGTGACGGATGGCTCACAGTGTGATATTACTCGTCTGCAG CTGGTTCTCGGTGCAAATGTGACAATAGCTGTACAGGACCCCTCTTATCCG GTTTATCAAGATTCAAGTATCATAATTGGTCAGGCTGGAAATTACAAAGATGAAGCTTTGAAGTGTAGGAACATTGAATACATGAGATGTTCTCCTCAAAATAACTTCTTTCCTGACTTGGATACAACGTCAAGAGCAGACATTATCTTCTTTTGCTCTCCGAACAATCCTACTGGTCATGCGGCAACACGAAAGCAGTTAGAGAAACTTGTGGAATTTGCAAGGAATAATGGTTCGATTATCATTTTTGATTCTGCCTATGCATCGTATATTATGGATGATAGTCCTCGGTCAATCTTTGAAATTCCTGGTGCCAGAGAG GTTGCAATTGAAGTTTCGTCTTTCTCCAAGTTGGCTGGGTTCACGGGTGTCCGTCTTGGTTGGACAGTGGTCCCTGAAGAACTCTTATTCTCAAATGGATTTCCTGTCAGAAATGACTTTGATCGCATTGTGTGCACTTGCTTTAGTGGAGCCTCCAATATAGCTCAGGCTGGTGGACTGGCCTGTCTATCCTCGGAGGGTCTGAAG GCTACAGAGTCCATGGTTCAGTACTACATGGAGAATGCAAGGATTCTGGTTGACACTTTCACTTCTCTGGGTTTAGAGGTATATGGAGGTGCAAATGCCCCTTATGTGTGGGTGCGTTTTCCTGGCTCAAAATCTTGGGATGTATTTTCTGAGATTCTTGAGAAGACTCACATAATCACAGCTCCAGGTTCCGGATTCGGAACAGGAGGTGAAGAGTTCCTAAGAATCAGTGCTTATGGCAACAGAAGGTGTATCCTTGAGGCCTCGCGGAGGCTCGGGAACTTTTTCTCCTAA
- the LOC121257768 gene encoding aminotransferase ALD1, chloroplastic-like isoform X8: MNTCCTGYRTKVPRNVNMENLQNGYLFSEISRCKLQHIEKFPNSKLISLGVGDTTEPLPDIIASSMAEYALALSTPEGYRGYGPEQGYEALRKAIAESFYKDVSVKDTEIFVTDGSQCDITRLQLVLGANVTIAVQDPSYPVYQDSSIIIGQAGNYKDEALKCRNIEYMRCSPQNNFFPDLDTTSRADIIFFCSPNNPTGHAATRKQLEKLVEFARNNGSIIIFDSAYASYIMDDSPRSIFEIPGAREVAIEVSSFSKLAGFTGVRLGWTVVPEELLFSNGFPVRNDFDRIVCTCFSGASNIAQAGGLACLSSEGLKATESMVQYYMENARILVDTFTSLGLEVYGGANAPYVWVRFPGSKSWDVFSEILEKTHIITAPGSGFGTGGEEFLRISAYGNRRCILEASRRLGNFFS, from the exons ATGAACACATGTTGTACTG GTTACCGGACAAAGGTACCCCGAAACGTGAACATGGAAAATTTGCAAAATGGATATTTGTTCTCTGAG ATTTCCAGGTGCAAGCTTCAACACATTGAGAAGTTCCCAAATTCAAAATTGATCAGCCTCGGAGTTGGTGATACCACAGAGCCTCTACCAGACATCATAGCATCAAGCATGGCAGAA TATGCACTAGCCCTTTCAACGCCTGAAGGTTACAGAGGGTATGGACCTGAGCAAGGCTACGAG GCATTGAGGAAGGCTATTGCTGAATCATTCTACAAAGATGTATCCGTAAAAGATACAGAAATTTTTGTGACGGATGGCTCACAGTGTGATATTACTCGTCTGCAG CTGGTTCTCGGTGCAAATGTGACAATAGCTGTACAGGACCCCTCTTATCCG GTTTATCAAGATTCAAGTATCATAATTGGTCAGGCTGGAAATTACAAAGATGAAGCTTTGAAGTGTAGGAACATTGAATACATGAGATGTTCTCCTCAAAATAACTTCTTTCCTGACTTGGATACAACGTCAAGAGCAGACATTATCTTCTTTTGCTCTCCGAACAATCCTACTGGTCATGCGGCAACACGAAAGCAGTTAGAGAAACTTGTGGAATTTGCAAGGAATAATGGTTCGATTATCATTTTTGATTCTGCCTATGCATCGTATATTATGGATGATAGTCCTCGGTCAATCTTTGAAATTCCTGGTGCCAGAGAG GTTGCAATTGAAGTTTCGTCTTTCTCCAAGTTGGCTGGGTTCACGGGTGTCCGTCTTGGTTGGACAGTGGTCCCTGAAGAACTCTTATTCTCAAATGGATTTCCTGTCAGAAATGACTTTGATCGCATTGTGTGCACTTGCTTTAGTGGAGCCTCCAATATAGCTCAGGCTGGTGGACTGGCCTGTCTATCCTCGGAGGGTCTGAAG GCTACAGAGTCCATGGTTCAGTACTACATGGAGAATGCAAGGATTCTGGTTGACACTTTCACTTCTCTGGGTTTAGAGGTATATGGAGGTGCAAATGCCCCTTATGTGTGGGTGCGTTTTCCTGGCTCAAAATCTTGGGATGTATTTTCTGAGATTCTTGAGAAGACTCACATAATCACAGCTCCAGGTTCCGGATTCGGAACAGGAGGTGAAGAGTTCCTAAGAATCAGTGCTTATGGCAACAGAAGGTGTATCCTTGAGGCCTCGCGGAGGCTCGGGAACTTTTTCTCCTAA
- the LOC121257768 gene encoding aminotransferase ALD1 homolog isoform X2 has translation MWISSILAVTHLHLKQESQKGLSEAEIVKHKMYNFSACSSLSFAIVLQPRMVQASLKAKRDGVGMNTCYRTKVPRNVNMENLQNGYLFSEISRCKLQHIEKFPNSKLISLGVGDTTEPLPDIIASSMAEYALALSTPEGYRGYGPEQGYEALRKAIAESFYKDVSVKDTEIFVTDGSQCDITRLQLVLGANVTIAVQDPSYPVYQDSSIIIGQAGNYKDEALKCRNIEYMRCSPQNNFFPDLDTTSRADIIFFCSPNNPTGHAATRKQLEKLVEFARNNGSIIIFDSAYASYIMDDSPRSIFEIPGAREVAIEVSSFSKLAGFTGVRLGWTVVPEELLFSNGFPVRNDFDRIVCTCFSGASNIAQAGGLACLSSEGLKATESMVQYYMENARILVDTFTSLGLEVYGGANAPYVWVRFPGSKSWDVFSEILEKTHIITAPGSGFGTGGEEFLRISAYGNRRCILEASRRLGNFFS, from the exons ATGTGGATCTCTAGCATACTTGCAGTTACTCATCTACATTTGAAACAAGAATCTCAAAAGGGTTTGTCTGAAGCAGAAATAGTTAAACACAAAATGTATAACTTTTCAGCTTGCAGTTCTTTGTCCTTTGCAATTGTATTGCAGCCTAGGATGGTCCAGGCCAG CCTGAAGGCCAAAAGGGATGGAGTTGGTATGAACACAT GTTACCGGACAAAGGTACCCCGAAACGTGAACATGGAAAATTTGCAAAATGGATATTTGTTCTCTGAG ATTTCCAGGTGCAAGCTTCAACACATTGAGAAGTTCCCAAATTCAAAATTGATCAGCCTCGGAGTTGGTGATACCACAGAGCCTCTACCAGACATCATAGCATCAAGCATGGCAGAA TATGCACTAGCCCTTTCAACGCCTGAAGGTTACAGAGGGTATGGACCTGAGCAAGGCTACGAG GCATTGAGGAAGGCTATTGCTGAATCATTCTACAAAGATGTATCCGTAAAAGATACAGAAATTTTTGTGACGGATGGCTCACAGTGTGATATTACTCGTCTGCAG CTGGTTCTCGGTGCAAATGTGACAATAGCTGTACAGGACCCCTCTTATCCG GTTTATCAAGATTCAAGTATCATAATTGGTCAGGCTGGAAATTACAAAGATGAAGCTTTGAAGTGTAGGAACATTGAATACATGAGATGTTCTCCTCAAAATAACTTCTTTCCTGACTTGGATACAACGTCAAGAGCAGACATTATCTTCTTTTGCTCTCCGAACAATCCTACTGGTCATGCGGCAACACGAAAGCAGTTAGAGAAACTTGTGGAATTTGCAAGGAATAATGGTTCGATTATCATTTTTGATTCTGCCTATGCATCGTATATTATGGATGATAGTCCTCGGTCAATCTTTGAAATTCCTGGTGCCAGAGAG GTTGCAATTGAAGTTTCGTCTTTCTCCAAGTTGGCTGGGTTCACGGGTGTCCGTCTTGGTTGGACAGTGGTCCCTGAAGAACTCTTATTCTCAAATGGATTTCCTGTCAGAAATGACTTTGATCGCATTGTGTGCACTTGCTTTAGTGGAGCCTCCAATATAGCTCAGGCTGGTGGACTGGCCTGTCTATCCTCGGAGGGTCTGAAG GCTACAGAGTCCATGGTTCAGTACTACATGGAGAATGCAAGGATTCTGGTTGACACTTTCACTTCTCTGGGTTTAGAGGTATATGGAGGTGCAAATGCCCCTTATGTGTGGGTGCGTTTTCCTGGCTCAAAATCTTGGGATGTATTTTCTGAGATTCTTGAGAAGACTCACATAATCACAGCTCCAGGTTCCGGATTCGGAACAGGAGGTGAAGAGTTCCTAAGAATCAGTGCTTATGGCAACAGAAGGTGTATCCTTGAGGCCTCGCGGAGGCTCGGGAACTTTTTCTCCTAA
- the LOC121257768 gene encoding aminotransferase ALD1, chloroplastic-like isoform X5 yields MLCLKAKRDGVGMNTCYRTKVPRNVNMENLQNGYLFSEISRCKLQHIEKFPNSKLISLGVGDTTEPLPDIIASSMAEYALALSTPEGYRGYGPEQGYEALRKAIAESFYKDVSVKDTEIFVTDGSQCDITRLQLVLGANVTIAVQDPSYPVYQDSSIIIGQAGNYKDEALKCRNIEYMRCSPQNNFFPDLDTTSRADIIFFCSPNNPTGHAATRKQLEKLVEFARNNGSIIIFDSAYASYIMDDSPRSIFEIPGAREVAIEVSSFSKLAGFTGVRLGWTVVPEELLFSNGFPVRNDFDRIVCTCFSGASNIAQAGGLACLSSEGLKATESMVQYYMENARILVDTFTSLGLEVYGGANAPYVWVRFPGSKSWDVFSEILEKTHIITAPGSGFGTGGEEFLRISAYGNRRCILEASRRLGNFFS; encoded by the exons ATGCTCTG CCTGAAGGCCAAAAGGGATGGAGTTGGTATGAACACAT GTTACCGGACAAAGGTACCCCGAAACGTGAACATGGAAAATTTGCAAAATGGATATTTGTTCTCTGAG ATTTCCAGGTGCAAGCTTCAACACATTGAGAAGTTCCCAAATTCAAAATTGATCAGCCTCGGAGTTGGTGATACCACAGAGCCTCTACCAGACATCATAGCATCAAGCATGGCAGAA TATGCACTAGCCCTTTCAACGCCTGAAGGTTACAGAGGGTATGGACCTGAGCAAGGCTACGAG GCATTGAGGAAGGCTATTGCTGAATCATTCTACAAAGATGTATCCGTAAAAGATACAGAAATTTTTGTGACGGATGGCTCACAGTGTGATATTACTCGTCTGCAG CTGGTTCTCGGTGCAAATGTGACAATAGCTGTACAGGACCCCTCTTATCCG GTTTATCAAGATTCAAGTATCATAATTGGTCAGGCTGGAAATTACAAAGATGAAGCTTTGAAGTGTAGGAACATTGAATACATGAGATGTTCTCCTCAAAATAACTTCTTTCCTGACTTGGATACAACGTCAAGAGCAGACATTATCTTCTTTTGCTCTCCGAACAATCCTACTGGTCATGCGGCAACACGAAAGCAGTTAGAGAAACTTGTGGAATTTGCAAGGAATAATGGTTCGATTATCATTTTTGATTCTGCCTATGCATCGTATATTATGGATGATAGTCCTCGGTCAATCTTTGAAATTCCTGGTGCCAGAGAG GTTGCAATTGAAGTTTCGTCTTTCTCCAAGTTGGCTGGGTTCACGGGTGTCCGTCTTGGTTGGACAGTGGTCCCTGAAGAACTCTTATTCTCAAATGGATTTCCTGTCAGAAATGACTTTGATCGCATTGTGTGCACTTGCTTTAGTGGAGCCTCCAATATAGCTCAGGCTGGTGGACTGGCCTGTCTATCCTCGGAGGGTCTGAAG GCTACAGAGTCCATGGTTCAGTACTACATGGAGAATGCAAGGATTCTGGTTGACACTTTCACTTCTCTGGGTTTAGAGGTATATGGAGGTGCAAATGCCCCTTATGTGTGGGTGCGTTTTCCTGGCTCAAAATCTTGGGATGTATTTTCTGAGATTCTTGAGAAGACTCACATAATCACAGCTCCAGGTTCCGGATTCGGAACAGGAGGTGAAGAGTTCCTAAGAATCAGTGCTTATGGCAACAGAAGGTGTATCCTTGAGGCCTCGCGGAGGCTCGGGAACTTTTTCTCCTAA
- the LOC121257768 gene encoding aminotransferase ALD1, chloroplastic-like isoform X4: MLCLKAKRDGVGMNTCCTGYRTKVPRNVNMENLQNGYLFSEISRCKLQHIEKFPNSKLISLGVGDTTEPLPDIIASSMAEYALALSTPEGYRGYGPEQGYEALRKAIAESFYKDVSVKDTEIFVTDGSQCDITRLQLVLGANVTIAVQDPSYPVYQDSSIIIGQAGNYKDEALKCRNIEYMRCSPQNNFFPDLDTTSRADIIFFCSPNNPTGHAATRKQLEKLVEFARNNGSIIIFDSAYASYIMDDSPRSIFEIPGAREVAIEVSSFSKLAGFTGVRLGWTVVPEELLFSNGFPVRNDFDRIVCTCFSGASNIAQAGGLACLSSEGLKATESMVQYYMENARILVDTFTSLGLEVYGGANAPYVWVRFPGSKSWDVFSEILEKTHIITAPGSGFGTGGEEFLRISAYGNRRCILEASRRLGNFFS, from the exons ATGCTCTG CCTGAAGGCCAAAAGGGATGGAGTTGGTATGAACACATGTTGTACTG GTTACCGGACAAAGGTACCCCGAAACGTGAACATGGAAAATTTGCAAAATGGATATTTGTTCTCTGAG ATTTCCAGGTGCAAGCTTCAACACATTGAGAAGTTCCCAAATTCAAAATTGATCAGCCTCGGAGTTGGTGATACCACAGAGCCTCTACCAGACATCATAGCATCAAGCATGGCAGAA TATGCACTAGCCCTTTCAACGCCTGAAGGTTACAGAGGGTATGGACCTGAGCAAGGCTACGAG GCATTGAGGAAGGCTATTGCTGAATCATTCTACAAAGATGTATCCGTAAAAGATACAGAAATTTTTGTGACGGATGGCTCACAGTGTGATATTACTCGTCTGCAG CTGGTTCTCGGTGCAAATGTGACAATAGCTGTACAGGACCCCTCTTATCCG GTTTATCAAGATTCAAGTATCATAATTGGTCAGGCTGGAAATTACAAAGATGAAGCTTTGAAGTGTAGGAACATTGAATACATGAGATGTTCTCCTCAAAATAACTTCTTTCCTGACTTGGATACAACGTCAAGAGCAGACATTATCTTCTTTTGCTCTCCGAACAATCCTACTGGTCATGCGGCAACACGAAAGCAGTTAGAGAAACTTGTGGAATTTGCAAGGAATAATGGTTCGATTATCATTTTTGATTCTGCCTATGCATCGTATATTATGGATGATAGTCCTCGGTCAATCTTTGAAATTCCTGGTGCCAGAGAG GTTGCAATTGAAGTTTCGTCTTTCTCCAAGTTGGCTGGGTTCACGGGTGTCCGTCTTGGTTGGACAGTGGTCCCTGAAGAACTCTTATTCTCAAATGGATTTCCTGTCAGAAATGACTTTGATCGCATTGTGTGCACTTGCTTTAGTGGAGCCTCCAATATAGCTCAGGCTGGTGGACTGGCCTGTCTATCCTCGGAGGGTCTGAAG GCTACAGAGTCCATGGTTCAGTACTACATGGAGAATGCAAGGATTCTGGTTGACACTTTCACTTCTCTGGGTTTAGAGGTATATGGAGGTGCAAATGCCCCTTATGTGTGGGTGCGTTTTCCTGGCTCAAAATCTTGGGATGTATTTTCTGAGATTCTTGAGAAGACTCACATAATCACAGCTCCAGGTTCCGGATTCGGAACAGGAGGTGAAGAGTTCCTAAGAATCAGTGCTTATGGCAACAGAAGGTGTATCCTTGAGGCCTCGCGGAGGCTCGGGAACTTTTTCTCCTAA
- the LOC121257768 gene encoding aminotransferase ALD1, chloroplastic-like isoform X6: MVQASLKAKRDGVGYRTKVPRNVNMENLQNGYLFSEISRCKLQHIEKFPNSKLISLGVGDTTEPLPDIIASSMAEYALALSTPEGYRGYGPEQGYEALRKAIAESFYKDVSVKDTEIFVTDGSQCDITRLQLVLGANVTIAVQDPSYPVYQDSSIIIGQAGNYKDEALKCRNIEYMRCSPQNNFFPDLDTTSRADIIFFCSPNNPTGHAATRKQLEKLVEFARNNGSIIIFDSAYASYIMDDSPRSIFEIPGAREVAIEVSSFSKLAGFTGVRLGWTVVPEELLFSNGFPVRNDFDRIVCTCFSGASNIAQAGGLACLSSEGLKATESMVQYYMENARILVDTFTSLGLEVYGGANAPYVWVRFPGSKSWDVFSEILEKTHIITAPGSGFGTGGEEFLRISAYGNRRCILEASRRLGNFFS, encoded by the exons ATGGTCCAGGCCAG CCTGAAGGCCAAAAGGGATGGAGTTG GTTACCGGACAAAGGTACCCCGAAACGTGAACATGGAAAATTTGCAAAATGGATATTTGTTCTCTGAG ATTTCCAGGTGCAAGCTTCAACACATTGAGAAGTTCCCAAATTCAAAATTGATCAGCCTCGGAGTTGGTGATACCACAGAGCCTCTACCAGACATCATAGCATCAAGCATGGCAGAA TATGCACTAGCCCTTTCAACGCCTGAAGGTTACAGAGGGTATGGACCTGAGCAAGGCTACGAG GCATTGAGGAAGGCTATTGCTGAATCATTCTACAAAGATGTATCCGTAAAAGATACAGAAATTTTTGTGACGGATGGCTCACAGTGTGATATTACTCGTCTGCAG CTGGTTCTCGGTGCAAATGTGACAATAGCTGTACAGGACCCCTCTTATCCG GTTTATCAAGATTCAAGTATCATAATTGGTCAGGCTGGAAATTACAAAGATGAAGCTTTGAAGTGTAGGAACATTGAATACATGAGATGTTCTCCTCAAAATAACTTCTTTCCTGACTTGGATACAACGTCAAGAGCAGACATTATCTTCTTTTGCTCTCCGAACAATCCTACTGGTCATGCGGCAACACGAAAGCAGTTAGAGAAACTTGTGGAATTTGCAAGGAATAATGGTTCGATTATCATTTTTGATTCTGCCTATGCATCGTATATTATGGATGATAGTCCTCGGTCAATCTTTGAAATTCCTGGTGCCAGAGAG GTTGCAATTGAAGTTTCGTCTTTCTCCAAGTTGGCTGGGTTCACGGGTGTCCGTCTTGGTTGGACAGTGGTCCCTGAAGAACTCTTATTCTCAAATGGATTTCCTGTCAGAAATGACTTTGATCGCATTGTGTGCACTTGCTTTAGTGGAGCCTCCAATATAGCTCAGGCTGGTGGACTGGCCTGTCTATCCTCGGAGGGTCTGAAG GCTACAGAGTCCATGGTTCAGTACTACATGGAGAATGCAAGGATTCTGGTTGACACTTTCACTTCTCTGGGTTTAGAGGTATATGGAGGTGCAAATGCCCCTTATGTGTGGGTGCGTTTTCCTGGCTCAAAATCTTGGGATGTATTTTCTGAGATTCTTGAGAAGACTCACATAATCACAGCTCCAGGTTCCGGATTCGGAACAGGAGGTGAAGAGTTCCTAAGAATCAGTGCTTATGGCAACAGAAGGTGTATCCTTGAGGCCTCGCGGAGGCTCGGGAACTTTTTCTCCTAA
- the LOC121257768 gene encoding aminotransferase ALD1, chloroplastic-like isoform X7, whose amino-acid sequence MLCLKAKRDGVGYRTKVPRNVNMENLQNGYLFSEISRCKLQHIEKFPNSKLISLGVGDTTEPLPDIIASSMAEYALALSTPEGYRGYGPEQGYEALRKAIAESFYKDVSVKDTEIFVTDGSQCDITRLQLVLGANVTIAVQDPSYPVYQDSSIIIGQAGNYKDEALKCRNIEYMRCSPQNNFFPDLDTTSRADIIFFCSPNNPTGHAATRKQLEKLVEFARNNGSIIIFDSAYASYIMDDSPRSIFEIPGAREVAIEVSSFSKLAGFTGVRLGWTVVPEELLFSNGFPVRNDFDRIVCTCFSGASNIAQAGGLACLSSEGLKATESMVQYYMENARILVDTFTSLGLEVYGGANAPYVWVRFPGSKSWDVFSEILEKTHIITAPGSGFGTGGEEFLRISAYGNRRCILEASRRLGNFFS is encoded by the exons ATGCTCTG CCTGAAGGCCAAAAGGGATGGAGTTG GTTACCGGACAAAGGTACCCCGAAACGTGAACATGGAAAATTTGCAAAATGGATATTTGTTCTCTGAG ATTTCCAGGTGCAAGCTTCAACACATTGAGAAGTTCCCAAATTCAAAATTGATCAGCCTCGGAGTTGGTGATACCACAGAGCCTCTACCAGACATCATAGCATCAAGCATGGCAGAA TATGCACTAGCCCTTTCAACGCCTGAAGGTTACAGAGGGTATGGACCTGAGCAAGGCTACGAG GCATTGAGGAAGGCTATTGCTGAATCATTCTACAAAGATGTATCCGTAAAAGATACAGAAATTTTTGTGACGGATGGCTCACAGTGTGATATTACTCGTCTGCAG CTGGTTCTCGGTGCAAATGTGACAATAGCTGTACAGGACCCCTCTTATCCG GTTTATCAAGATTCAAGTATCATAATTGGTCAGGCTGGAAATTACAAAGATGAAGCTTTGAAGTGTAGGAACATTGAATACATGAGATGTTCTCCTCAAAATAACTTCTTTCCTGACTTGGATACAACGTCAAGAGCAGACATTATCTTCTTTTGCTCTCCGAACAATCCTACTGGTCATGCGGCAACACGAAAGCAGTTAGAGAAACTTGTGGAATTTGCAAGGAATAATGGTTCGATTATCATTTTTGATTCTGCCTATGCATCGTATATTATGGATGATAGTCCTCGGTCAATCTTTGAAATTCCTGGTGCCAGAGAG GTTGCAATTGAAGTTTCGTCTTTCTCCAAGTTGGCTGGGTTCACGGGTGTCCGTCTTGGTTGGACAGTGGTCCCTGAAGAACTCTTATTCTCAAATGGATTTCCTGTCAGAAATGACTTTGATCGCATTGTGTGCACTTGCTTTAGTGGAGCCTCCAATATAGCTCAGGCTGGTGGACTGGCCTGTCTATCCTCGGAGGGTCTGAAG GCTACAGAGTCCATGGTTCAGTACTACATGGAGAATGCAAGGATTCTGGTTGACACTTTCACTTCTCTGGGTTTAGAGGTATATGGAGGTGCAAATGCCCCTTATGTGTGGGTGCGTTTTCCTGGCTCAAAATCTTGGGATGTATTTTCTGAGATTCTTGAGAAGACTCACATAATCACAGCTCCAGGTTCCGGATTCGGAACAGGAGGTGAAGAGTTCCTAAGAATCAGTGCTTATGGCAACAGAAGGTGTATCCTTGAGGCCTCGCGGAGGCTCGGGAACTTTTTCTCCTAA